From Chryseobacterium shandongense, the proteins below share one genomic window:
- a CDS encoding MntP/YtaF family protein — translation MEIIKPDLNPELLTDTKTKALYDQLQQLLNELEKKKISAETVEKINRETAIINSTALRDKDLHKVLKQKQNDIIKLLEKEHKIVPKNYYRNLWMAVGMGAFGLPIGVAFGLLMHNIALLSIGLPIGLGIGVVVGSSLDKKAEAEGRQLNVEIKH, via the coding sequence ATGGAAATCATCAAACCTGACCTGAATCCCGAACTCCTCACCGATACCAAAACCAAAGCACTCTATGATCAGCTTCAACAGCTGCTGAATGAACTCGAAAAAAAGAAAATTTCAGCCGAAACTGTAGAGAAAATTAACCGTGAAACGGCAATAATCAATTCCACGGCTTTACGGGACAAAGACTTACACAAAGTGCTGAAGCAAAAACAAAACGACATCATCAAACTCCTTGAAAAAGAACATAAAATTGTGCCTAAAAATTATTACCGCAATTTATGGATGGCTGTTGGAATGGGCGCATTCGGACTGCCCATTGGCGTTGCATTCGGGCTGCTTATGCATAATATTGCATTGCTAAGTATCGGATTACCTATTGGGTTGGGCATTGGTGTTGTGGTTGGTAGTTCTCTTGATAAAAAAGCGGAAGCGGAAGGCAGACAGCTGAATGTTGAAATTAAGCATTAA
- a CDS encoding M28 family peptidase: MKKIFIIIPLFLGGFLFSQKKPAKKPVRKAAVTQKLNYHDEFKKISDEIMVNGTAYNNLGELTKGIGPRFSATSGYMKAAEWAERKLKEIGVEMIWRQQAKVPVWIRGRESLQIKAGNGDWKNIRMLSFGNSEGTGGKDLTGEIVLINSVPELNATSIGQLKDKIVFVNLPMDPKIINTSDSYLIAAKSKLISPSVVALTGAKALIIRSLTTANDDTPHAKMIYYEPDDKVKIPAMTIGARSADELEKLLKKQKVTAKINMTAESKGETTNPNIIAEIPGKKDSNIILLGAQLDSWDFGEGAIDDGTGVVQCIEVLRALKALGIENRHTIRVVLYANSENGGQGRDMYAAYVKKKEERHIFALGTDAGGYSPRGFSLDMSPQRRRQIFEWKNYFLPYGVYDFDQTEAIQDISPLKKMDIPLAELVVDTQRYFDYHHSIEDTFDKVNKRELLLGAVAMTQMIFMIDKNW, translated from the coding sequence ATGAAAAAGATCTTCATTATCATTCCACTCTTTTTGGGTGGATTTTTATTTTCTCAGAAAAAGCCAGCAAAAAAACCGGTACGAAAAGCTGCTGTCACGCAAAAACTTAATTATCACGATGAGTTTAAAAAAATTTCAGATGAAATTATGGTGAATGGTACTGCCTATAACAATCTGGGTGAACTTACCAAGGGAATCGGGCCACGTTTCAGTGCTACATCGGGATATATGAAAGCGGCAGAATGGGCAGAAAGAAAGCTTAAAGAAATTGGGGTGGAAATGATCTGGAGACAGCAGGCAAAAGTCCCGGTATGGATAAGAGGAAGAGAATCCCTTCAGATAAAAGCAGGAAACGGTGACTGGAAAAATATCAGGATGCTGTCTTTCGGAAATTCCGAAGGTACCGGAGGAAAAGATCTGACAGGTGAAATTGTATTGATTAATAGTGTACCGGAACTCAATGCCACTTCAATAGGTCAGCTGAAGGATAAAATCGTTTTTGTAAATCTTCCGATGGATCCGAAAATCATTAACACCAGTGATTCCTATCTTATCGCCGCAAAATCAAAGCTTATCTCCCCTTCCGTGGTCGCTTTAACAGGCGCTAAAGCTTTAATTATAAGATCATTAACAACAGCCAATGACGATACGCCACATGCGAAGATGATCTATTATGAACCGGATGATAAAGTGAAAATTCCGGCCATGACTATTGGAGCCAGATCCGCAGACGAACTTGAAAAGCTGCTTAAAAAACAGAAAGTCACCGCTAAAATCAATATGACCGCCGAATCAAAAGGCGAAACCACCAACCCTAATATTATTGCAGAAATACCCGGAAAAAAAGATTCTAATATTATCCTTCTTGGCGCGCAGCTGGATTCCTGGGATTTCGGTGAAGGTGCTATCGACGACGGAACCGGTGTTGTTCAGTGTATCGAAGTCCTGAGAGCATTAAAAGCTCTCGGTATTGAAAACAGGCATACCATTCGTGTGGTTTTGTATGCCAACAGTGAAAATGGCGGACAAGGCCGGGACATGTATGCAGCCTACGTAAAAAAGAAAGAAGAAAGGCATATTTTTGCCCTGGGAACCGATGCCGGAGGATATTCCCCAAGAGGATTTTCTTTGGATATGTCACCTCAAAGAAGGCGGCAGATCTTTGAATGGAAAAATTATTTCCTTCCATATGGAGTATATGACTTTGACCAAACCGAAGCTATCCAGGATATTTCTCCGTTGAAAAAGATGGATATTCCGTTGGCAGAGCTTGTGGTGGATACACAAAGATACTTCGACTACCATCATTCCATAGAAGATACTTTTGACAAAGTGAATAAAAGAGAACTTCTCCTCGGAGCCGTTGCAATGACACAAATGATCTTTATGATTGATAAAAACTGGTAA